A DNA window from Carassius gibelio isolate Cgi1373 ecotype wild population from Czech Republic chromosome A6, carGib1.2-hapl.c, whole genome shotgun sequence contains the following coding sequences:
- the LOC128015093 gene encoding uncharacterized protein LOC128015093: MLKSGLNERNVLYRDKLLPDARKRYLEKMAMIGNLDPYEVPSRECTRDPDDLPPLTFPDIFVYLVCGVSAYTEAQFRNFKSMEAHVQFTNGWVHDLEAYKSPSCENTVVRTKVMHSQRLNEPPLKPWVIVSSAGKVECAHCTCMAGIAETCTHVGALLFKLEATVRIRGTKTVTDVPAYWVLPSNLSKIHPEVGYRINYTSSVAQRKTLDQRINMQPTAPAIRSRAQKLKTPPGNLEDLSPLLDTLLHHSKAVGLSGMEKYYAQYTQHTAAAPSSALPPCLAKSLYDESIDASDLSAVLLACEKHINAVSVTEEQAVAVEEYTRQQHLSSAWYDYRSGRITASKMHAVYATSLERPSHTVFTQVCYPHIQHTVSTVQTRWGISHEGDARKAYTESRAASHTNFKIEPCGFIINSSFPEIGASPDGLTMCECCGKGCLEVKCPFKYRSCNIQQALDMKDKDFCLQLSSDNLQLKRHHRFYTQIQTQIFVTQSNHCDLVVWTENDFTVVRVFPDQEFWEPRLQKAQEFFKKVCLPELVAKYHSKDMQPHVPSEKEQ; encoded by the exons ATGTTGAAAAGTGGATTAAATGAACGAAATGTACTATATAGAGACAAACTTCTACCGGACGCAAGAAAACGGTACCTGGAAAAGATGGCAATGATCGGAAATCTGGATCCATATGAGGTGCCTTCAAGAGAATGTACTCGAGACCCCGACGATTTACCTCCTCTGACTTTTCcagatatttttgtatatttagtatGTGGTGTGAGTGCTTATACCGAGGCTCAATTTCGTAATTTTAAATCTATGGAAGCCCACGTTCAGTTCACAAATGGCTGGGTCCATGACTTGGAAGCCTACAAATCGCCGAGTTGTGAAAACACCGTCGTCCGTACAAAG GTTATGCACTCACAGCGATTGAATGAGCCTCCTCTAAAGCCCTGGGTCATTGTGAGCAGCGCTGGAAAGGTGGAGTGTGCCCATTGTACCTGCATGGCAGGGATAGCTGAGACCTGTACTCATGTAGGTGCTCTCTTGTTTAAGTTGGAGGCAACAGTTCGAATTCGTGGCACAAAGACTGTCACTGATGTGCCAGCATACTGGGTTTTGCCCAGTAACTTAAGCAAGATTCACCCAGAAGTGGGATATAGGATCAACTATACCTCCTCAGTTGCACAAAGGAAGACATTAGACCAGCGAATAAATATGCAGCCCACAGCACCAGCCATAAGGAGTCGGGCACAGAAACTGAAAACTCCTCCAGGTAATCTTGAAGATTTATCCCCGCTTCTTGATACGTTACTGCACCATAGCAAGGCTGTTGGTTTGTCAGGGATGGAGAAGTACTATGCccaatacacacaacacacagctgCTGCACCATCCTCTGCTTTACCTCCATGCCTGGCAAAATCCCTGTATGATGAAAGCATAGATGCAAGTGACCTGTCTGCTGTCCTGCTGGCCTGTGAGAAGCACATAAATGCTGTAAGTGTGACTGAAGAGCAGGCAGTAGCTGTAGAAGAGTACACCAGGCAACAACATCTGTCATCTGCATGGTATGATTACAGAAGCGGAAGAATTACAGCATCAAAAATGCATGCAGTATATGCCACCTCTCTGGAGAGGCCATCCCACACAGTTTTTACGCAGGTGTGTTACccacacatacagcacacagtatcAACTGTTCAAACCAGATGGGGTATCAGTCATGAGGGGGATGCTAGAAAGGCCTACACTGAATCCAGAGCTGCATCTCACACAAACTTCAAAATTGAACCGTGTGGCTTTATAATTAACAGTAGCTTCCCTGAAATCGGAGCGTCACCGGATGGCCTGACTATGTGTGAATGCTGTGGGAAGGGCTGCCTGGAGGTGAAGTGTCCTTTCAAGTATCGGTCCTGCAACATCCAGCAGGCATTGGACATGAAGGACAAAGACTTTTGTCTCCAGTTGTCATCAGACAACCTTCAGTTGAAAAGACACCATCGCTTCTACACACAGATCCAGACACAAATTTTTGTCACCCAATCAAATCACTGTGATCTTGTTGTTTGGACCGAAAACGATTTCACAGTGGTGCGTGTCTTTCCAGACCAGGAGTTCTGGGAACCTCGTCTACAGAAAGCACAAGAATTCTTCAAGAAAGTGTGCCTCCCAGAACTTGTTGCAAAATATCACTCAAAGGACATGCAGCCTCATGTTCCAAGTGAAAAAGAGCAGTAG
- the LOC128015456 gene encoding uncharacterized protein LOC128015456 isoform X2 has product MGRTCCVVGCKVRSHDRRGKKLDNGLSFYCFPAWKQNEGSRVSDVTKRRRMAWISAIRRTDIHFADIPQSLKVCSRHFHSGKPAYEMDESHPDWAPALHLGHSEVTATVSDRHARRQHRHHLRESEGGGHNDQNIMNEDEREDAEEEGYRDQAEAAVEEEEYRETTETDQLAAKRLRVECQFCEQSSAEVTRLLQENRELRSELNKLKMDEEFFKDNTEKVRYYTGLPCFAILFSMFTTVKPFLPVAKKLSQFQMVLLTLIRLRLDLPIQHLSHIFNVSRRTLSATFADTIDVLYARLAPLLYWPERHCLQATMPPQFLQAFGKRVAIIVDCFEIRTERPSNLMARAQSFSHYKGTHTMKYLIGITPQGLISFISKGWGGRASDKHITENCGLLNKLLPGDVVLADRGFNIKDSVGMMCAEVKIPAFTKHRCQLDAKDVEDTRAIAHLRIHVERVIGSLRNKYTLLHNTIPISLLLPCKDEEFTFLDKIVNVCCILVNMCPSVVVRPDETEKCAC; this is encoded by the exons ATGGGAAGAACATGTTGTGTCGTTGGATGTAAGGTCCGTTCACACGATCGAAGGGGCAAAAAATTAGACAACGgactttctttttattgttttccgGCCTGGAAACAGAATGAAGGGAGTCGTGTGTCCGATGTAACCAAGCGGAGACGGATGGCCTGGATATCCGCCATAAGACGCACGGACATACACTTCGCAGACATCCCACAATCACTGAAAGTGTGTTCCAGGCATTTTCATTCGG GTAAACCAGCATATGAGATGGATGAGTCTCATCCAGACTGGGCTCCAGCCCTGCACCTGGGTCACTCTGAAGTCACAGCCACAGTGTCAGATCGGCATGCCCGCAGACAGCATAGACATCATTTGAGAGAATCTGAGGGAGGAGGCCACAATGATCAAAACATCATGAACGAAGATGAGAGAGAAGATGCAGAAGAAGAGGGATATAGGGATCAAGCAGAGGCAGCTGTGGAAGAGGAAGAATACAGGGAAACGACAGAAACAGACCAACTAGCGGCTAAGAGACTAAGAGTAGAATGCCAGTTCTGTGAGCAAAGCAGTGCAGAAGTAACACGCCTTTTGCAAGAAAATAGGGAGCTTAGGTCTGAGTTAAACAAATTGAAGATGGATGAAGAGTTTTTCAAAGATAATACAGAGAAGGTACGATATTATACGGGACTTCCATgttttgcaattttgttttcaATGTTTACTACTGTTAAGCCCTTCCTGCCAGTTGCAAAGAAGCTGTCACAGTTTCAAATGGTTTTACTGACACTCATTCGTCTAAGGCTTGATCTTCCAATCCAGCATCTTTCACACATTTTTAATGTGTCACGTAGAACTCTTTCTGCTACCTTTGCAGACACCATAGATGTGCTGTATGCACGCCTCGCTCCCTTGTTGTACTGGCCTGAGcggcactgtttacaagccacaATGCCACCTCAATTTCTGCAAGCTTTTGGAAAGCGTGTTGCGATTATTGTTGACTGTTTTGAAATACGTACAGAGAGGCCGTCAAATTTAATGGCGCGTGCACAATCATTTTCCCACTACAAAGGTACACACACAATGAAATACTTGATAGGAATTACACCCCAAGGcctaatttcatttatttctaagGGATGGGGGGGACGAGCATCTGACAAGCACATAACCGAGAATTGTGGGCTTCTTAACAAACTGTTGCCTGGTGATGTAGTGTTAGCAGACAGAGGCTTTAATATTAAAGACAGTGTGGGAATGATGTGTGCGGAAGTTAAAATTCCTGCATTCACTAAACACAGATGTCAACTTGATGCTAAGGATGTGGAAGACACACGTGCTATAGCACACCTTAGGATACATGTAGAAAGGGTAATAGGTAGCTTGCGCAATAAGTACACACTGTTACATAACACCATACCAATTAGTTTGTTGCTTCCCTGTAAGGATGAAGAATTTACCTTTCTTgataaaatagttaatgtttgttGTATTCTAGTTAACATGTGTCCAAGTGTTGTTGTAAGGCCAGATGAAACAGAAAAGTGTGCATGTTAA